A region from the Canis lupus baileyi chromosome 27, mCanLup2.hap1, whole genome shotgun sequence genome encodes:
- the DTX1 gene encoding E3 ubiquitin-protein ligase DTX1 has product MSRPGQGVMMPVSGLGFPPQNVARVVVWEWLNEHSRWRPYTATVCHHIENVLKEDARGSVVLGQVDAQLVPYIIDLQSMHQFRQDTGTMRPVRRNFYDPSSAPGKGIVWEWENDGGAWTAYDMDICITIQNAYEKQHPWLDLSSLGFCYLIYFNSMSQMNRQTRRRRRLRRRLDLAYPLTVGSIPKSQSWPVGASSGQPCSCQQCLLVNSTRAASNAILASQRRKAPPAPPQPPPPPPGGPPGGPPGALAVRPSATFAGAALWAAPAAGPAEPAPPPGAPPRSPSAPGCAPTPGQNNLNRPGPQRAASASARASIPPGVPALPVKNLNGTGPVHPALAGMTGILLCAAGLPVCLTRAPKPILHPPPVSKSDVKPVPGVPGVCRKTKKKHLKKSKNPEDVVRRYIQKVKNPPDEDCTICMERLATASGYEGVLRHKGVRPELVGRLGRCGHMYHLLCLVAMYSNGNKDGSLQCPTCKAIYGEKTGTQPPGKMEFHLIPHSLPGFADTQTIRIVYDIPTGIQGPEHPNPGKKFTARGFPRHCYLPNNEKGRKVLRLLITAWERRLIFTIGTSSTTGESDTVVWNEIHHKTEFGSNLTGHGYPDASYLDNVLAELTAQGVSEAAAKA; this is encoded by the exons ATGTCAAGGCCAGGCCAGGGTGTGATGATGCCGGTGAGCGGGCTGGGCTTCCCACCGCAGAATGTGGCCCGGGTGGTAGTGTGGGAGTGGCTAAATGAGCACAGCCGCTGGCGGCCTTACACGGCCACCGTGTGCCACCACATCGAGAATGTGCTCAAAGAGGACGCCCGCGGTTCCGTGGTCCTGGGGCAGGTGGATGCCCAGCTGGTGCCCTACATCATCGACCTGCAGTCCATGCACCAGTTTCGCCAGGATACAG GCACCATGCGGCCCGTGCGGCGCAACTTCTACGACCCGTCGTCGGCGCCGGGCAAGGGCATCGTGTGGGAGTGGGAGAACGACGGCGGCGCGTGGACGGCCTACGACATGGACATCTGCATCACCATCCAGAACGCCTACGAGAAGCAGCACCCGTGGCTCGACCTCTCGTCGCTCGGCTTCTGCTACCTCATCTACTTCAACAGCATGTCGCAGATGAACCGCCAgacgcgccgccgccgccgcctgcgccGCCGCCTGGACCTGGCCTACCCGCTCACCGTCGGCTCCATCCCCAAGTCGCAGTCGTGGCCCGTGGGCGCCAGCTCGGGCCAGCCCTGCTCGTGCCAGCAGTGCCTGCTGGTCAACAGCACGCGCGCCGCCTCCAACGCCATCCTGGCCTCGCAGCGCCGCAaggcgccccccgcgcccccgcagccgccgccgccgccgccgggagggCCTCCGGGAGGGCCGCCGGGCGCGCTGGCCGTGCGCCCCAGCGCCACCTTCGCGGGCGCCGCGCTCTGGGCCGCGCCCGCCGCGGGCCCCGCCGAGCCGGCGCCGccccccggggcgcccccgcGGAGCCCCAGCGCCCCCGGCTGCGCGCCCACCCCGGGGCAGAACAACCTCAACCGGCCCGGGCCCCAGCGCGCCGCCAGCGCGAGCGCACGCGCCTCCATCCCGCCGGG GGTCCCCGCGCTCCCGGTGAAGAACTTGAATGGTACCGGGCCGGTCCACCCGGCCCTGGCAG GGATGACCGGAATCCTGCTGTGCGCGGCCGGCTTGCCCGTGTGCCTCACGCGAGCCCCCAAGCCCATTCTGCACCCGCCGCCCGTGAGCAAGAGCGACGTCAAGCCCGTGCCCGGCGTGCCCGGGGTGTGCCGCAAGACCAAGAAAAAGCACCTCAAGAAGA GTAAGAACCCCGAGGATGTGGTTCGAAGGTACATACAGAAGGTGAAGAACCCACCCGATGAG GACTGCACCATCTGCATGGAGCGCCTGGCCACAGCATCGGGCTACGAGGGCGTGCTTCGGCACAAGGGTGTGCGGCCCGAGCTCGTGGGCCGCCTGGGCCGCTGCGGCCACATGTACCACCTGCTGTGCCTCGTGGCCATGTACTCCAATGGCAACAAG GATGGCAGCCTGCAGTGCCCCACCTGCAAGGCCATCTACGGAGAGAAGACAGGCACTCAGCCGCCCGGGAAGATGGAGTTCCATCTCATCCCCCACTCGCTGCCGGGCTTCGCTGACACCCAGACCATCCGCATTGTCTACGACATCCCCACAGGCATCCAG GGCCCTGAGCACCCCAACCCAGGCAAGAAGTTCACCGCGAGAGGCTTCCCGCGCCACTGCTATCTGCCCAACAACGAGAAGGGCCGGAAG GTGCTGAGGCTGCTCATCACCGCCTGGGAGCGGAGACTTATCTTCACCATCGGTACTTCCAGCACCACGGGCGAGTCGGACACCGTGGTGTGGAATGAGATCCACCACAAGACCGAGTTTGGATCCAACCTCACAGGCCATGGCTACCCGGATGCTAGCTACCTAGACAACGTGCTGGCTGAGCTCACAGCCCAGGGTGTATCCGAGGCTGCAGCCAAGGCCTGA